The Anopheles gambiae chromosome 2, idAnoGambNW_F1_1, whole genome shotgun sequence genomic sequence acatttccttgactctttctaataggaagtgaacttcatatgttggaaattggactctatggcaccctgtTTGGACAGGCTCAACAGGAAATTCTCAGGATTTCTCCAACAGGGGTGCTATAGAGCCCAATTTCCATTACAATTATTTCCTATatgaaagagtcaaggaagtgtcccacagctatgagaactcctggggaaaaccctgtatgtcatccaaaaaagaaaagtgtaatcaattcaaagaaaaataatgcacTTTTGATGGATTTGTCCTGCTGAATGTTCGAtaactttttgtttgtatttgccTGCCCGTTGTGTTCTACCATtggcagcagaagaagaaaaaaacaactcaaaatTGCAACGCGATGCGCATACCCATACacagcctgcctgcctgcttgcCAGCGCCATCGTCTAAACCTTCTGTTACAGGTTCATTTGCATACTGCATAACTGCCCTTACGCGCCCTACaccctccacacacacacacacaaacacacataccgcACCATTCAGCACATTCACTATCCACTCAGCACAGcactctatttctctctctgtctctctctctctcttgctatACTTCTTTTCCACTGCCCACCCGCGAAAAGGATAAGTTAAAgcgattaaattaatttaaactatGCGCTAcaaatgttttacaattttatactGTACAGTTGAGTTTTTCGTAACAATTAAATATCTTGTTTAGCCCCTTCTGCCCCTTTTTTCCTTGCCAGCCCGCTTCtctctttgctttgctttcacGCATAGTACGCACACGCACGTTCATGGATCTAGACCGTTTGCGGAGCCTTTTTTTGCACAATATTAACACGGCCTTTGTGTACACAGCCAGGAGCGACGATAGCAGCAAACAACTGTACTGCAACTAGCAGCACCAAACAACTTAACAAAACATTGAAGGACACGAGAGGTGTATCGATAAACAGttgcgtttaaaaaaaaaagggttcattcTTACTGCGGTGAACGTGAAAAAATGGAgtcaaaaatataaagaagttaaaaagtatcaaaaatattgtaaaagtACACAATTATGTATGATTTGCACGATTGAAAGTTATAACAAAAGATAATACTTGTTGCAGCAAACGGTGCCAATCCCCAAAAATAGATTGCAACCATCgtttcaaaaaacaaaacaaaaatcacgaTAATCAGTCTGCGCGATTGAATGTATGTGGACGTTATAATCTTATAAGCAAGTATTTAGAATGTATCTGGtgaaataattttcaacaGATAGTAAAGCTTTCTACTttgtagtgtctgtgtgtgtgtttttgcgattgcacgataaaaaaaccaagtattgcgaaaaaaaaaacctatcaCCTATTTGCAGGAAAGTTAGCCGCCGtgtaaagcagcagcagtaacagaTCCCAGCGCCAAGTGGCGAAGGCTACCCTGAATGCGTAGTGGTGCAGCAACAAGTGTTCACGACTACGATTAGGCCACCTTCTAGAGCATGTACTGTCATCGCACCTCGCAGTCCTTTTTCGCCGCACTGTTAGCGGGCGTGTTTGCTTGCTGCTgagtgttgctgctgttgttgctactactactactactactactactgttgTTACTGGGGCCGGTACTGTTGGACGTCGGTACTATTGATTGCAGTCCCGCTACtagctgctgatgttgctggtgctgatgcaggtgctgttgctgctgttgagaTGGTGGTACGAGCCCTAACGGTAGCATTGCGGATTGATTCATGGACAACGGtacctgttgctgctggtggtgttgaTGGTGCGCCGTGGCGGAACCGAATAACCCTGCAGTAGAGGACGTGCTGAAATTGGTGTTCGTATTCGCCGCAAAGTCCAGCAAGCTCTTGAACGACATGGACGTGTTGTTGCTGGACGAcatggtggtgttgctgctgctgttgctgctgctcgtagTGCTTGCCTTGCCCATCGCCGACATGCCGTAGAGTGCTGCAAATCCGGTACCAACGCCGCCACCGATACTGCCGCTCGGGTTACCACTCTGGTGATGCTGTCCCATGCCTCCCAATCCGGCACCACCGTTCGATGAAGCGGCTACGGCCGCTGCAAAGCCCATCGCACGCTCGAACGCGTTGGGTGAGCTGTCCGCCAGGTTGGCGGCTGTAAGCAACCGTTCGATCATGTTCTTGCTCGAAGTGGCTGCCGCTGCTTCCGCCGCGGACGACGTGGTTAGGTCTACCGAACCGGCCGCATAGCTCGGGGGCGGAGGCTGTCTGGCCATCCGCTCGGTGTCGATCGCCGGTGAGGACGCGTTGCTGCTCGCCGTGTGCGCCGAGGCAGGGTTCGGTCTGTCGCCCAAACCGGAATCATAGTCGGACGCACCGCCGCAGGACGACTGTTGCTGGTGGGCGGCGTTCTGCTTCGACGTCATCACGTAGCCACCGCCGGCCGAGTTGCGCGCCAGCTTCAGCCGGATGGGCGTGATGAGCGGCTTCTCTGCTGGCGCGGCCTGTGCCGCCGCCGTGCGATGGTCCATCTCGGGCGACGGTTGCAGCGATTGGCCCCGGCTGTTGGTGTTGTGTATGGCCGCCAGGTCGATCACCAGTGGATCCGTCTCGGGCGAGGAGCTGCAACCGCTGCTCCTCGTTGCCGCTCGCTCATCAGTGACGGGCGTTTTCTGGGGCGAGGCTTGCTGCGTGGCCCCACTACTGCCGCCCCCAATACCCACCTGCGACTGGGGTGAGGGGGCGTGCGGCTCTTCCGATGGCGCCGGCTTCTTCACGCCCAACCGAATCACTATCCGCGGCGGAGGTTGCTGCGCCTGGTCGTCCCCGTTGCCGGCCACCGACACTGCCGCGTTGCAGATGATCTCAACCTTCTTCTTTTCGCCCTTGTCGCGCTTGtgctttttctcctttttgcgCTTCTTGTGCTCACTGCCGCTGCGATCACGCTCCCGATCCTTGTCCTTGTGCTTGTGCTTCTTAGCCTTCGGTTCGTCGTCGCCAGTATcaccaccggcagcaccgAGCGTGTCCTCGTCAGCCGCACCGCCCGGCCCATCGTCCTCGAAGCTTATGTTTTCCGCGTACATCATGTACTCGCGCTTCAGATCCTCCAGGCTCGGGGGCGGCACACTGCCCAGCATGCGCTTCTTCGGCGGCCGCAAGCTGCTGCTTGCGCTCGGCCCGGCACTCATCGATCCCATACCGTACGCGCCACCATCCATGCCGCCCGAACCGAGCTTGATCTTGAGCTTCGGTGCCTGCTGTGGTGTCTGCTGACTGACGGCAGTTACGGTGGCCGTCGCATTCGCCCGGTTGTTGCGCGATCGTCGCTTGCCGCCGGCACCGCTGccgacaccaccaccggctCCAACCACGCCGGCACCGCCGCCCAAACCAACGCCGCTGACATCGTCCATCGACAGGTTCATGGCCGATCCGTTCGGACCGGCAACGCCCGACGCTCCCGGCAGGACTGCTCCGACCGAACCGCTCACGCTACGCCTTCGCTCGGCCAGCATGAGTTCGTGATGCTCGGAGGCAGCCTGCGGTACCGATGCCAGCTGGCGCAGCTCACGCGACATGTTCGACGACAGCTTCTTCCGGTGGATGCCACCATACTCCTTGTAGTCGTCCTTGGTCGGCATCGTGCCCAGCGATTCCACCGCCTTCGGGAAACCGACCGTAGTGCGATTGCCATGCCCGGTTCCACCCATCGACATTCCCTgcgcatgatgatgatgatgatggtgcagatgatgatggtccgCCGATTGCAGCACGGCCTGCGGGTCGTCCTGGTTCATGTCCTGATTCCAGTACTGGCGCAGCAGCTCCTTCTTGCGCATGCGCCGCAAGTTCGACGAGCCGCCGGCCCCGCCAGCCACGGCCATGCCAGCGACATTGCCCGCGACACCACCGACGCCACTGGCACCGACCCCACCGCTACCGCCCGGACCCATCTGCACGCCCATGGACGACGCCATGCCGATGGATGGATGCTGCAGTTGCGATGCTGCCGCAGACGCGGCGGACGAACCGGCACCGCCACCATAAGCTCCACTGCTGTCCAGCTGCGCCAACGGTCCCTTTATCTTTAGCTTCATGATATTGCGCGAGTCCGCCAGCGACGACATCTTGTGCAgcagcggctgctgctgctgttgcgttgGCGCAAGCGGCTGCAAGCTGTCCGAATCGTTCGTTTCATCCTGTGGCTGCTCGATCATTGGCTCTTCGTTCAGCACTGCTGCCGGTAATGCGGCCGCAGTCTCCGGTGGCGTACCGGAGGGAACGTACGGGGCACCCGCTGGCATGGATCCTGCTGCCTTCAGCTGACTGTTGGCTGCGTTCGAATCGGATGTGACGCTActgctgctattgctgctCTGGCTGTTGCCGGTCGCTGTGACAGCGGCCAGCAAGGAGGCCGACCCGGTGCTGACTGTGCTGTTCGTCGTGACGTTCGTTTGCGCAAGCgacgcagcagctgctgccgccgACCGATTACTCGCCGTGTCGGCCTTCAGTGCCGACTGCAGCTCGTTCTCCATGTCCTCGTCGATGTCGGCCAGCGTTTGATCGGCCGTACCGCTAGCAAACACGCCCAGCAGCTGATTGTTGTACGCGTCCGTGTTGCTGGACGAATCGAAGCCACTGTTGTACGTGCGCATGTCCACCGGGCCGGGTAGTACGGCCATATCGGGCAGCGAACTAGCGGCCACGCTGGTGGCTGTTGCGCCGTACGCGCTGTTCGCATTGCCGCCCGTTCCAGCGCCGGAGCCCGCATTCGGGCCGCTGCCACTGTTGCCACGGCTCGACTTTGCATCCGGACCGCCGGCCACACCGCCCGATCCACCCTGGCCAGCACCGCCGCCCGCTCCAACGTTCGCGCCCGACAGATCCGCCGACCGGCCATCGGTCGAACGGCGCCGGTCGCGCATATCGCGCAGTTTGCCACAGTCAATCACCTCGTCAAAGTCCAGATCGTACACCGTGCCGATGATCTTGCTGTGTATCGTGCCGCTGCCGAAGCACCCGAAATCGGACCCCGGTCCCAGCTGTCCCATATGGTAGCTCGAACCGTGCGTGTGCTGCTGCCGACTGTTGGAACCACCGCGTCCCATACCGGCGCCGGCGCCACCAACGCCACTAGCCAGAGCGGCCGCTGCAGCCGCTTCTCTCGCCGCCTGCGCTTGCCGTCCCGAGCCGGGCGGTCTGCCACGGCCTCGGCCACGACCCCGCCCCGGCTTACCGGCCGTCGTCTCGCCGCCCTTCGACCCTTTGCCGCTAGCGCCCGACGACATTGGTGGCGGAACCaggccgccaccgccaccgatcGCTTTCTGCATCTCGTACACCGAGGCGGACACGGCGGCCGCCGCTGTCTTCGGGCTTTTGCCCGGGCTGAGCGACTTCGCGCCGGCGGCCGTCACCGACGGTGGAGATTTCAGCTGGTGGCTCAATGGATGCACCATTCCGGCCAGCGCGCTCGCACCGTTGCTGTCGCTCATGAGCAgcggatggtgatggtggtgcgcCGGATGCAGTTGCTGCAGGTGGGGCGGTGGCGGAGgaggttgctgctgttgttgctgctgctggttctgGATGCGCGACGACGAGCGGGACGACTTGGTTGGGCTTTTCTTCGAAGACGAGTGGCCACCGACTCCGACCAGCATGTCCATCCCGGCCACATCGGGCTGGTGTCCCGGCGGCAGCTGATGATTGTGCCGCTGCGGTGTGCGTCGATGCTGCGGAGTGCGCGGTGTGCTGCCTCCACTGCTAGTACCACCACCATTGCCGCCACTACTGTTGAGCAGGTAACTGTTTTGCTGCTGGTCGGTGGGCGTTGGCTGTCGactctgttgctgctgctgctgctgctgctgctgtttgttggGAGAAACGGCCATCCCGGACAGTGGGGAAGACATCTGGTCCaactgcttctgctgctgggcGCCACCCGCTGCCTGAGCGCCAGCGCCACGATGCGGCGATACCATTGCATCGCCCAACCCCATGCCGTGGTGTGCCATCGTCGGCACACCGACTCCGAGGCCACCGCCAGGCGCATGGTGCTGATGTTGATGCGGCTTTCCGCCACCCGGGACGGTCGTCTGCGGTGGCGTCGGTTGCTGATAGCCGGCGTTACCGAAGTTGGGCGGATATAGCCCGGCACCGGGTGAAGGAAACGGCACCGGAACACTCGCCGGCGGGAATAGTGAAACTGCGCCGGGgtagtgttgctgctgctgctgctgctgctggtgatgggcGGAATGGGGATCGTTGGCCGCAAAACCGTacggttgttgctgttgctgcatcgGGTTGACACTGTTCGGCGTGCCCTgcgtgttgctgttgttgatggaGGGCGCTCCGccggactgctgctgctgctgattcaCCATCGACGGAGTGTTCTGAATATCCATGAAGCTGTTCAGATCGTTCAGCTTGCGATGGCTATTGTTtgccatctgctgctgctgttgctgctgctgctgctgctgctgctgtttctgcAGCAGCAGATTCTCCTTCTCCTGCATTACAGCACATTCgtgctgcttcttctgctgctgctcgatcgaGTTCAGCCCATCGTTCGCTTGATTCCAGCCCCGTCTACCGACCGGTTGCTGCGGCGAGGGATGCTGGCGCTGCTGCATATTGTCAAACAGCATCATTGAGGTAGCTTCGTTCTGGTTCGGAACCTTCATGCCCTGCATAAAGTCCAGCCCAGAGAGTGGATTGTGCATGTGATGGtgcggttgttgttgctgttgatgctgctgctgctgttgctgctggtgatggtggtgatgatggttcagatcgttgctgctgccaagctgctgctgcatcgacGGATGCAGATGGTTCGTCATAGCACCGCCATCGAACAGTCCGCCCCCGGTAGCCGGTCCCGCCGCACCGTGCGTCTTCTCGCTGTCCAGTGCGCtgacgttgttgttgttgttcgtctGGTGGCTGTTAAGCAGGCGGGCTGCTTCCATGCAGTTCTGAGCGAGCTGCGCCGTCGAAACGGTGTTGCCACCGAGCACGCCCGaggttgccgctgctgccatCGAGCTGCCAACGGAGGTGGGCAGCGCATGGTGCAGCATGGACGCGGCGGCCGTCGACACCGCCGCCGACGGTACCGCTGATGGAGGTACCCAGCGCTCGTCCGACGGTCTGGACGCGAGATGGTCGAGATGGTCCTCCTTCGCGCTCTTGCTGCCCAGCTGTGACTGCGATTGCTGGCTGAGCGCTTGCAGCTGATTGGTTGGCGGTTGCTGTTGCGTTGGTTGCTGCACGGCAGGCTGCATACCACCGGgacccgccgccgccgtcatCGGTGAGGACAGCTGATCCAGCGGACTTCCGGCCGCCGGACCGCCAGCCGGGTGGAACTTGTTGAACGCACCACCGTACTGTAGGTCGGGCTGCAGCTTGTCCTTGCCGCCGAGCAGTGTGTCGCCGATGGATGATTCCAGCGGAAGGCCGTCCTGCTTCGAGCGCTCCGTCACAAAGTCGGCCACCAGCAGGGGGGCCTGAGTCGTGGTAGGTGTAACCTGCGCCGCGACCACGCTGTCCAGCATCATCATATCGCTGTCCTTTTTACCGTCCGCCGCACCGACGTCGTTCATCGCCTTCATCGCATCACTGCCGAGCGGTGTGCCGGTGGCCGCATTCGTGTTGGCCGTTCCGTGGGACTTCTTGTACTTCTGCCGCAGCTTCTCGACCAGGTTGAGCGTTTCCCGCTGCGTGTCCTCTTTGCAATCCTCCATAAAGGGAAAGTTGAGCGACTGGTTCAGCTCGAACGTGTCATCCGTTACGGAGCTGTCCTGCGGCAACAGCAGGTCGAAGATGGACGGTGTACCACCATCACTATTACCCAGCAGTCCGCCACCGCTCGCCGCCCCGCTACCACCGTCATCCTTCGAAGCGTTGTTATTGCCAGCGGCTTGTATCGATGACCCGAATGCACTTCCGTCACACACGCCGGACGTGGTTTCGAAGGGTGCACCACCGCTGTTACTGCTGTTCAACTGCAGCGCGGCAGCATTATCGAACGGCGTCGGCTGTGCGGTGGCCGTTGGGAGCGCAGGCGTTTCGACCGGAATCGTATTCTTCTTGCTCTGCTCGTCCTCCTTCACAACGACCTGCGATGGCTGCGAATCCTTCAGTACACCCGCACTGTCCAGGGACGGTTTTGCATCGAGTACACTCACCGCAGGGATGTTCTTCGCTTCACCTCCTTCCACCTTCTGTTCCCCAGCGGCAACCGCAGCACTAGCAATGTCGGGAGGCTTTTGATCAACAACCTTCGCTTCGTTGCTGGCGTCCTCGATAACCACGACATCGTCGTTGGAACGTGAATCATCCACCAGAGAGATAATCTCCATGCTCTTCGTTGGCTTGCTTTCCTCTTCTTTCGCCACCACAGTACTACTACCTCCCTCCAAAGAAGGTGACACCTGATCAGCATCCGCTTTTGTGGGTGTTGCTGCCAGTATCTGTTCCTTAACTTTGCGCTGATCGGCTGAATCTTCGTCGGTGAGCAAAGATATCGCATCGCTGCCAGCAACCGACGAACCAAGGCTCTTGTTCTCCAACTCCTTTTGTGCTTCCTTGCCCTCTGCTTCGGTCGGTGGTGGTTTGAGCGGTTCTTTAGCCTCGGTCGCACCGACGGAAGGACTGGCGACAGTTTCCGCTTCGGTCGACAGCTTTGGACTGCGGCGCTTCCGTGCCACTGGCGATTGCTGTTCGTCGCCAAGAGGACGCTTCGAAGATATCGTATCCTCGAGGACTGCCTCCTTTTCCACAGCGGCGTCAGCAGTATCGGTCTTCTTGGCCGATTTCTTCGCTTCCGCATGCGAATCGTCCTGCTTCTCAGTCTCCGCCTGTTCGCTAGCCTTTCTGCGACTAGCGTTACGATTGCTCGGTACATCCGGTGGCACAAGGGACGATTTCCTTTGCTTCTCCTCTAAATCGCCCGCACTAACAAACACGGACTGACGGCGGCCACCCCGTTTGAGTGGGGTTTCGTTGGGCAACAgcgatgctgctgccggttgGTACGAGTTTCGACGATTTGTGATCGATTTCTCAGCTCCAACCGGGCCAGTAATATCAGCAACAGGAACGGAAGACTCTTCATCGTTGCCTTTGGCGGGCTTCTCTTGCTTCTCTTTACCGCTACGATTTGTCGTTTCCTTGCCCACTTTAGCAGCGGTTTGTTTGCTGCCGGCGGCGGTGGAAGGCAGATCCTTTGCGTCTTCGGCGTCGGacaggctgctgctggcggtggtggtggtagaagATTTTCTCCCACTGGCGGCTGGCCCCTTTCGGTTGTTGTTAGTGCCCGGTGCGACCGTTGGCTTCTTGGGACTGACGGCATCCTGCTGCTTAACCGCGGCGGATACTGACTTTCTTCTGTTACGACCCGCCGCGCCACTCGCTGCCGGCGTAGGCGGCACCACCGAAGTGTCGTTCGCTTCCTCCTGGCTGctctggttgctgctgctcgagtcACTGTCGCTGTCGGACGAGGATcccgacgaggacgacgacgaggacgagctCGACGATTCGGACACGGACCGTGCTGGACCCTTGTCAAGAAAGGGCAACACCTCCTGCCTGACCGTCCGCTGGGCTGGCTGCGGCGGTTGCTTCGCTTTGGCCGACGGCGCTGCTGCCGTCGTTGCCTTTGAGCGGCTACTGGCTGTCGCCGGCTTTTTGCCCGCCGGGCCGGTTGTGGCCtcgtccttcttcttcttctcctcctcctcctcgtcgtcatcgtcttcGCTTTCCGAACCAgagctgctcgagctggagCACGACGACGAGCTACTGCCGCCAGACGAGCTGGAGCTATTGGAAGAGCTTGAACCTGCCGCCGCGTTGGACTTGCGGTCGTCCTTCGCTTTGCTGGCGGCCGCTTTCGTGCCCGCGCTTGCTTTGGACGGTGCCACTGGCGTCGGCGTGACCATCGGTAGCTTTTCGTCGCTAACAGCAGTCTGTTCTGTCCCGGACGGCTTGCCAAGACCACTCTTGATGTGTTCGGCAGCCTTCTTTGCCGCCTGCCGCTGCGGTACGTAGGCGAAAATCTCGGGCTGTGCTTCGCGCTTCTGTTTCGCCTCCTTAGCCGGTTTGCCCTTCTCGACGGTCGCTTTCTCCGCCGACACGGGAACCGGGGACGCATTGTCCGCGAGCCGATCTTTTGCCTTTTGCTGCTCTTTGGTCGCCGTcgaccgagcagcagcagcagccgtcgAGCTTGCAGTTCCGCTAAGCGGTTTGTCCGTCCCCGTAGATCGTTCTTTGGATTTGTTacgagctgcagctgcagcggaCGACGAGCTTTTAGCGTC encodes the following:
- the LOC4576338 gene encoding PHD finger protein rhinoceros, with the translated sequence MSQKSQKRTNRGENDGPPPIKKRKGRPPVSSSGLEDDKDSPASNGGGGGGGGGSTAGTSAGSSSGGGAGAGGGAPTTPTKNWQPRSVIDCKMSSIYNRTAPEAPAELFRKDLISAMKLPDSEPLAPDEYWVINDQWKQEWERGVQVPVNPDSLPEPSVATLQESYFKKRHDFKLPKNKYIRITKDENFTHDQHYLSNTPAIAENVCYYDLDQIDAAWLKVLNGERNLAGLVPVTDEQFERVIEELEGRCLDKIQAIMKTEEGLGIEYDENVICDVCRSPDSEEANEMVFCDNCNICVHQACYGITNIPSGQWLCRTCSMGQKPKCVLCPNMGGAMKSTRSGQKWAHVSCALWIPEVSIGSVDRMEPITKISNIPSSRWALVCALCRERVGACIQCSVKTCKTAYHVTCAFQHGLEMRAIIEDENAEDGVKLRSYCQKHGENKGKRDNSRNNTKSATGSGVSEDETGNAGAGTNAASGGGGGGAGTGSGGNTGGDVKRRKRKDMTSEERNLARAARQQEIEAEFDKHVSVKDISCHLLDVDQEGIYHIYNYWILKRKAGHNRPLLPPKTDEVDPNAQNQEQAEIEKMKTFVHLRQDLERVRNLCYMVSRREKLSRSFFRMREQTFNKQVAALTAFRSGSGGAGEGATNHQRSGSLLSHVDPTMLEAILHANHGPTIYDRLYSCNSVSSTMPTLDEMVVRIVSGVNSSNSGISISGSRDGKKATAAASSAAAAAATAVASAAAAAAASASATVGHNGSAGSSSSSSSGSYSSSSSSSSGSSSSSSSSSSSSSSTPANKQTSKAVSKKQAEPLLIHEQQPGKKLAGDVNGVRQQQSVGGNQRTKNQLAAAKRQQPPYINGTAGRRSTSNSSASEMENDDDDDDDGTQRADKTNTKKKPRQTKVVERKRRKAASTAGAAITSSAEKSSARSIDDSSSDEERPESRLRPSSERSGTGGAAKLAKAGAGGAAGADKMATTTTAAAGSGRAAGHAKKDFRNQSLRQMERELADDRRAMHLTDDDDSNDSDELMHIRPGSGGTAGRSGTAASATSAAGSGGGSVPSARGKKIPDIYSDSDSTDRDKTDHTASDSQQHPFRTKAAMKEFNLQQEADRMKQKSPTKAGRATSAAAGGGSAPAATMPTVTSMALPVATPTSALPGAKVSSSTKLATAATSASSTVLPDAAGSKRSTASTVEHVAPTSKSAAASRAGGSSTKEGHTGGTKKKQAQQPTAEKPTDTSATNTTTTSSSSGRSGASTNSSSTGAASSKKMEFLADFMVVPQREAAKKAAENMMKTSSGTIVSSASTGGSASAAVASVASMNSSSTATSASAALISAGAASRKQVPVVDREAGSSSSSSSSSSSSTSSSSSNSSSEGSASTVSVVGTGSTKVDGGGDADLVPPEGVSSSSSANNQQKSSIVSNTSGSGVGSGSNRNRKEAEPKVGATAASASGKANKRSTGAGATNSKANKPKEPAADSVAPKVDAKSSSSAAAAARNKSKERSTGTDKPLSGTASSTAAAAARSTATKEQQKAKDRLADNASPVPVSAEKATVEKGKPAKEAKQKREAQPEIFAYVPQRQAAKKAAEHIKSGLGKPSGTEQTAVSDEKLPMVTPTPVAPSKASAGTKAAASKAKDDRKSNAAAGSSSSNSSSSSGGSSSSSCSSSSSSGSESEDDDDEEEEEKKKKDEATTGPAGKKPATASSRSKATTAAAPSAKAKQPPQPAQRTVRQEVLPFLDKGPARSVSESSSSSSSSSSSGSSSDSDSDSSSSNQSSQEEANDTSVVPPTPAASGAAGRNRRKSVSAAVKQQDAVSPKKPTVAPGTNNNRKGPAASGRKSSTTTTASSSLSDAEDAKDLPSTAAGSKQTAAKVGKETTNRSGKEKQEKPAKGNDEESSVPVADITGPVGAEKSITNRRNSYQPAAASLLPNETPLKRGGRRQSVFVSAGDLEEKQRKSSLVPPDVPSNRNASRRKASEQAETEKQDDSHAEAKKSAKKTDTADAAVEKEAVLEDTISSKRPLGDEQQSPVARKRRSPKLSTEAETVASPSVGATEAKEPLKPPPTEAEGKEAQKELENKSLGSSVAGSDAISLLTDEDSADQRKVKEQILAATPTKADADQVSPSLEGGSSTVVAKEEESKPTKSMEIISLVDDSRSNDDVVVIEDASNEAKVVDQKPPDIASAAVAAGEQKVEGGEAKNIPAVSVLDAKPSLDSAGVLKDSQPSQVVVKEDEQSKKNTIPVETPALPTATAQPTPFDNAAALQLNSSNSGGAPFETTSGVCDGSAFGSSIQAAGNNNASKDDGGSGAASGGGLLGNSDGGTPSIFDLLLPQDSSVTDDTFELNQSLNFPFMEDCKEDTQRETLNLVEKLRQKYKKSHGTANTNAATGTPLGSDAMKAMNDVGAADGKKDSDMMMLDSVVAAQVTPTTTQAPLLVADFVTERSKQDGLPLESSIGDTLLGGKDKLQPDLQYGGAFNKFHPAGGPAAGSPLDQLSSPMTAAAGPGGMQPAVQQPTQQQPPTNQLQALSQQSQSQLGSKSAKEDHLDHLASRPSDERWVPPSAVPSAAVSTAAASMLHHALPTSVGSSMAAAATSGVLGGNTVSTAQLAQNCMEAARLLNSHQTNNNNNVSALDSEKTHGAAGPATGGGLFDGGAMTNHLHPSMQQQLGSSNDLNHHHHHHQQQQQQQHQQQQQPHHHMHNPLSGLDFMQGMKVPNQNEATSMMLFDNMQQRQHPSPQQPVGRRGWNQANDGLNSIEQQQKKQHECAVMQEKENLLLQKQQQQQQQQQQQQQMANNSHRKLNDLNSFMDIQNTPSMVNQQQQQSGGAPSINNSNTQGTPNSVNPMQQQQQPYGFAANDPHSAHHQQQQQQQQHYPGAVSLFPPASVPVPFPSPGAGLYPPNFGNAGYQQPTPPQTTVPGGGKPHQHQHHAPGGGLGVGVPTMAHHGMGLGDAMVSPHRGAGAQAAGGAQQQKQLDQMSSPLSGMAVSPNKQQQQQQQQQQSRQPTPTDQQQNSYLLNSSGGNGGGTSSGGSTPRTPQHRRTPQRHNHQLPPGHQPDVAGMDMLVGVGGHSSSKKSPTKSSRSSSRIQNQQQQQQQQPPPPPPHLQQLHPAHHHHHPLLMSDSNGASALAGMVHPLSHQLKSPPSVTAAGAKSLSPGKSPKTAAAAVSASVYEMQKAIGGGGGLVPPPMSSGASGKGSKGGETTAGKPGRGRGRGRGRPPGSGRQAQAAREAAAAAALASGVGGAGAGMGRGGSNSRQQHTHGSSYHMGQLGPGSDFGCFGSGTIHSKIIGTVYDLDFDEVIDCGKLRDMRDRRRSTDGRSADLSGANVGAGGGAGQGGSGGVAGGPDAKSSRGNSGSGPNAGSGAGTGGNANSAYGATATSVAASSLPDMAVLPGPVDMRTYNSGFDSSSNTDAYNNQLLGVFASGTADQTLADIDEDMENELQSALKADTASNRSAAAAAASLAQTNVTTNSTVSTGSASLLAAVTATGNSQSSNSSSSVTSDSNAANSQLKAAGSMPAGAPYVPSGTPPETAAALPAAVLNEEPMIEQPQDETNDSDSLQPLAPTQQQQQPLLHKMSSLADSRNIMKLKIKGPLAQLDSSGAYGGGAGSSAASAAASQLQHPSIGMASSMGVQMGPGGSGGVGASGVGGVAGNVAGMAVAGGAGGSSNLRRMRKKELLRQYWNQDMNQDDPQAVLQSADHHHLHHHHHHHAQGMSMGGTGHGNRTTVGFPKAVESLGTMPTKDDYKEYGGIHRKKLSSNMSRELRQLASVPQAASEHHELMLAERRRSVSGSVGAVLPGASGVAGPNGSAMNLSMDDVSGVGLGGGAGVVGAGGGVGSGAGGKRRSRNNRANATATVTAVSQQTPQQAPKLKIKLGSGGMDGGAYGMGSMSAGPSASSSLRPPKKRMLGSVPPPSLEDLKREYMMYAENISFEDDGPGGAADEDTLGAAGGDTGDDEPKAKKHKHKDKDRERDRSGSEHKKRKKEKKHKRDKGEKKKVEIICNAAVSVAGNGDDQAQQPPPRIVIRLGVKKPAPSEEPHAPSPQSQVGIGGGSSGATQQASPQKTPVTDERAATRSSGCSSSPETDPLVIDLAAIHNTNSRGQSLQPSPEMDHRTAAAQAAPAEKPLITPIRLKLARNSAGGGYVMTSKQNAAHQQQSSCGGASDYDSGLGDRPNPASAHTASSNASSPAIDTERMARQPPPPSYAAGSVDLTTSSAAEAAAATSSKNMIERLLTAANLADSSPNAFERAMGFAAAVAASSNGGAGLGGMGQHHQSGNPSGSIGGGVGTGFAALYGMSAMGKASTTSSSNSSSNTTMSSSNNTSMSFKSLLDFAANTNTNFSTSSTAGLFGSATAHHQHHQQQQVPLSMNQSAMLPLGLVPPSQQQQQHLHQHQQHQQLVAGLQSIVPTSNSTGPSNNSSSSSSSSSNNSSNTQQQANTPANSAAKKDCEVR